The DNA window GGACCATGCCGGTTTTGCGGTACCACTTCCGCAGTCGCGGGTGGAACGAGGTGAGCGAGCAGTTGATCGCGACGGCCCCGACGACGCCGATCGCGTACATCGACGCCAGCGTCGTCAGGTCGTGGACGAACATGAGCACGAACGCCGGCACGGAGGTGGCCAAAACGGTGGCCACCCATGGCGCGCCGAAGCTGTTGAGCCGCTGGAAGATGCGGGGGAGTTCGCCGTCGCGGCTCATGACGTAGATGGTGCCGGTGAGCGCGCCGATGGCGGTATTGGTCGCAGACAGCAGGAGCAGGCCGCCCAGGATACGCACCGGCCACTCGCCAATCGGGCCGACGTACTGGTTGGCCATGAACGCCAGCATGTCTTCCTTATGGGATTCCCGGCCCATCTTGGACGCCAGCGAGATCATGACGATCGCCAGCAGCAGATTGAAGATGGCGACTTCGATCGTGACGAGCCAGATGCTTTTGCGGGCGGTGGCGTAGACCGGCTTCTTCATGACGCCGGTGAGGTTGGCAATCGCTTCGACGCCGGACAGCGCCAGGACGATGTAAACGAAGCCGTACCACATGTCGCCGGGCGGCTGCCAGAGGCGTCCCCAGTCGAGGTTGGCAAAGTCGATTTGGGGTAGCGCGAACACGACGATCAGCAGGGTGATGACCATCATCCCGACCGCTGCGAACAGCGCGAACCCCGCCGAATGCTTGGGGCCGAGGAGATTGAGGGCGCCGATGAGCAGGATGGCGCCGATGGCCAGCAAGCCGGGGCTATTGTGGATTTTTGCCCAGGTCGATTCGCCCGGGCCGATCAGCGGGGTGCTTTCGCCGCTGGATTCGCCATCAGACTGTCGGATGACGGTGTCGCCGGGGTCGGTCGCCTCGACGGAGGTGTGGGACGAGCCGAATCCGAAGTAGTGGAAACCTTCGACAGCGCTGAGGGAGGCGGTGACGGTGTAGTCGGCAAAGAGCAGGAGGGCACCGATCACCCCGACGACCGCGCTACGCTGCCGGCCGGCGGTGTAGACGCCGCCACCGTCGGCGTAAATCCGGCAGATCTGCGTGTAGGCCCAGCCGACGGCGACGATGAGCAGGCTCATCGCGGCGATCAGCCAGAAAGAGCTTCGCCCGGCGACCAGAAACGCCAAACCCAGGACGTACAGCCGGCTGGTACCCCAGTCGCCAAAGAGCAGCGCGCCCGCCCCGAACCAACTGACGTTGCGGGGGCGTTCGCTGCTCAGAAGCGACAAGGCCTGTGGGACCGACTTCGAATTTTCGGAAGGTTGCATGTGTGGGAGGAACCAAGTTCTACGTGCGTCAGGTGGCCGCGGCCGGTTACCGCAACCACTCGTCGCAGGTTGAGCGCGTCCCAAGAGGCTACCGGTTCGGCCTATGGGGAACAAGCCGACGGCGTTCGGATAGGTGACTTCCCCACCGCAATCCCCTGCCAGTGGCTCACACGGCTGCTCGCGATGGCCGCAATGAGCGCCGGATCATTCACGATTCGCTGCACGTTCATGGTTACCCCGTAACGTTCGTTCCGGCTGAGCAAACGTAGGCGAACGATGTCCCAGGCATGACATCGGCCTGCGTCCGGCCAGCCCATCGAGGACGGACGTACCATGCGGGCCACCGACAACCAAAAAGCGGCTGGACTTAAGCCGGTCAAGAGCGCGATCGCAGTGCTTGAATTTCTGGAGTCCCGGCAACTGTATTGCGCACTGCACGGCGGCGTGAGCGACATTTTTGACCCGACCGGCCGCGTGCTCGACGCTGATGAGACTGCTTACGTGGCTCGGGTGAACTTCGGTCCGACACAAACTCGCGACGTGCCCGGATATCGCAAGGACGTCGGCGAGGCGTTGGCCGTCAAACCCGACACCTCGGAGTATGGGTGGAC is part of the Humisphaera borealis genome and encodes:
- a CDS encoding universal stress protein, which produces MQPSENSKSVPQALSLLSSERPRNVSWFGAGALLFGDWGTSRLYVLGLAFLVAGRSSFWLIAAMSLLIVAVGWAYTQICRIYADGGGVYTAGRQRSAVVGVIGALLLFADYTVTASLSAVEGFHYFGFGSSHTSVEATDPGDTVIRQSDGESSGESTPLIGPGESTWAKIHNSPGLLAIGAILLIGALNLLGPKHSAGFALFAAVGMMVITLLIVVFALPQIDFANLDWGRLWQPPGDMWYGFVYIVLALSGVEAIANLTGVMKKPVYATARKSIWLVTIEVAIFNLLLAIVMISLASKMGRESHKEDMLAFMANQYVGPIGEWPVRILGGLLLLSATNTAIGALTGTIYVMSRDGELPRIFQRLNSFGAPWVATVLATSVPAFVLMFVHDLTTLASMYAIGVVGAVAINCSLTSFHPRLRKWYRKTGMVLLGALLVVIWLTLAFTKLHATAFVAIVLSIGLILRSVTKIARSRSPKPSLFRQAVIEQLTPEAMMRPKLLLATAGSDAMAEPALRLAKETGAALVVSFVREVSLNFKVESENRMTLDTDPAAQELFTEFLAHGHRYGVPIIPAYDTSQNAPEQIAELAAMFGAEKVLIGSSRRGAIHTFIKGSFQKKLESLLPPEMSVKVLQPVRTSADAGMEEETPAH